In Pseudonocardia sp. C8, one genomic interval encodes:
- a CDS encoding DUF899 family protein, translating to MSIDATTPVPEVVDRATWQAAIDELRTREKAHTREGDAIAAARRRLPMVELDPTITLTGPDGPVTLLDAFEGRRQLVAYYFMWSPGRPAADQCEGCTHYTTQVAELSYLHSRDVTYAVFCQGPYDESSRYRDFMGWEVPWYSVQGSVESLLVGRDIGLMYLVCYLRDGDRVFETYWTTRRGVEAMDYSYALMDLTVYGRQEPWEDSPAGWPGPFQVDGSLQWTNNFRTGGRPTAQWSRLAAGRSDDLGTRVPDDGRAAAPGGCCHG from the coding sequence ATGAGCATCGACGCGACCACCCCCGTTCCCGAGGTCGTCGACCGGGCCACCTGGCAGGCCGCGATCGACGAGCTGCGGACGCGGGAGAAGGCGCACACCCGGGAGGGCGACGCCATCGCGGCGGCCCGGCGGCGGCTGCCCATGGTGGAGCTCGACCCGACGATCACGCTCACCGGCCCGGACGGGCCGGTCACGCTGCTGGACGCGTTCGAGGGGCGCCGCCAGCTCGTCGCCTACTACTTCATGTGGTCCCCGGGACGGCCGGCGGCGGACCAGTGCGAGGGCTGCACGCACTACACGACCCAGGTCGCCGAGCTGTCCTACCTGCACTCCCGCGACGTCACCTACGCGGTGTTCTGCCAGGGTCCCTACGACGAGAGCAGCCGGTACCGCGACTTCATGGGCTGGGAGGTGCCCTGGTACTCCGTGCAGGGGTCGGTCGAGTCCCTGCTGGTCGGCCGCGACATCGGCCTCATGTACCTGGTCTGCTACCTCCGCGACGGCGACCGGGTGTTCGAGACCTACTGGACGACCCGCCGCGGTGTCGAGGCCATGGACTACAGCTACGCGCTGATGGACCTCACCGTGTACGGGCGTCAGGAGCCCTGGGAGGACTCGCCGGCGGGCTGGCCGGGGCCGTTCCAGGTCGACGGTTCGCTGCAGTGGACCAACAACTTCCGGACCGGCGGACGCCCGACGGCGCAGTGGTCACGGCTCGCAGCCGGGCGCTCCGACGACCTCGGCACACGCGTTCCCGACGACGGCCGGGCCGCGGCGCCGGGCGGGTGCTGCCACGGGTGA
- a CDS encoding RNA polymerase sigma factor, producing the protein MTASGAQVRAAVEAAYRDEWGQVVATLIGATGDWDLAEDCAQEAFARALTTWQRDGVPQRPGAWLTATARNRATDRLRRDAAGAAKLRQLAVLERDPGEPPVSEVPDDRLRLIFTCCHPALPFPARVALTLRTLAGLSTAEIARAFLTAEPATAQRIVRAKRKIAEAGIPYRVPPAELLPQRLPAVLAVLYLIFNQGYDELLDGAAETRDLAAEGIRLARVLTGLMPGEPEAGGLLALMLLHEARRATRTRDGVLVPLEDQDRSRWDRALIDEGTAVLDRALAARRAGPYQLQAAIAAHHAGAPDTARTDWPRIAELYGELARLAPSPVVELNRAVAVAMAGDVPAGLQLVGELTASGRLAGYHLLPATRADLLRRAGRTGEAAAAYEEALALAPTEAERRYLARRLQGL; encoded by the coding sequence ATGACGGCGTCCGGCGCGCAGGTCCGGGCCGCGGTCGAGGCCGCCTACCGCGACGAGTGGGGCCAGGTGGTCGCGACCCTCATCGGGGCGACCGGGGACTGGGATCTCGCCGAGGACTGCGCGCAGGAGGCGTTCGCCCGCGCGCTCACGACCTGGCAGCGCGACGGTGTCCCGCAGCGTCCCGGCGCCTGGCTGACCGCGACGGCCCGCAACCGGGCGACCGACCGGCTGCGCCGTGACGCCGCCGGGGCGGCCAAGCTGCGCCAGCTCGCCGTCCTGGAGCGGGACCCGGGCGAGCCGCCGGTGTCCGAGGTGCCCGACGACCGCCTGCGGCTGATCTTCACGTGCTGCCATCCCGCGCTGCCGTTCCCGGCCCGGGTCGCGCTCACCCTCCGGACGCTGGCCGGCCTGAGCACCGCCGAGATCGCGCGGGCGTTCCTGACCGCCGAACCGGCGACGGCCCAGCGCATCGTCCGGGCGAAACGCAAGATCGCCGAGGCCGGCATCCCGTACCGGGTGCCGCCCGCCGAGCTCCTCCCGCAGCGGCTCCCGGCCGTCCTCGCGGTCCTCTACCTGATCTTCAACCAGGGCTACGACGAGCTCCTCGACGGCGCCGCCGAGACCCGCGACCTGGCCGCCGAGGGTATCCGGCTGGCCCGTGTCCTGACCGGCCTGATGCCCGGCGAACCCGAGGCCGGCGGGCTGCTCGCGCTGATGCTGCTGCACGAGGCCCGGCGCGCGACCCGCACCCGGGACGGCGTCCTCGTCCCGCTCGAGGACCAGGACCGGTCCCGCTGGGACCGTGCGCTGATCGACGAGGGCACGGCGGTGCTCGACCGGGCCCTCGCGGCGCGCCGGGCCGGGCCGTACCAGCTGCAGGCCGCGATCGCGGCCCACCACGCGGGCGCCCCGGACACCGCCCGGACCGACTGGCCCCGGATCGCGGAGCTGTACGGCGAGCTGGCCCGGCTCGCACCGTCCCCGGTGGTGGAGCTCAACCGGGCGGTGGCGGTCGCGATGGCCGGCGACGTCCCGGCCGGGCTGCAGCTGGTCGGCGAGCTCACCGCGTCCGGGCGGCTCGCCGGCTACCACCTGCTGCCCGCGACCCGGGCCGACCTGCTGCGCCGCGCCGGCCGGACCGGCGAGGCGGCGGCCGCGTACGAGGAGGCCCTGGCACTGGCCCCGACGGAGGCCGAGCGCCGCTACCTCGCGCGCCGCCTGCAGGGGCTGTGA
- a CDS encoding YciI family protein: protein MKYVLLICDDETDPPTNDELRDDPVHQAWWEDVQRRGGLIVGERLRPVVDATTVRVREGETLVSDGPFAETKDVVGGIVMIECPNLDDAIAVAEGHPYARRGGIEIRPVWE, encoded by the coding sequence ATGAAGTACGTGTTGCTGATCTGCGACGACGAGACGGACCCGCCCACCAACGACGAGCTGCGCGACGACCCGGTGCACCAGGCGTGGTGGGAGGACGTGCAACGGCGCGGCGGCCTGATCGTCGGGGAGCGGCTGCGCCCGGTGGTGGACGCGACCACGGTGCGGGTGCGGGAGGGTGAGACGCTCGTGAGCGACGGGCCGTTCGCCGAGACCAAGGACGTCGTGGGCGGCATCGTGATGATCGAATGCCCGAACCTGGACGACGCCATCGCCGTCGCCGAGGGCCACCCCTACGCGCGCCGCGGCGGCATCGAGATCCGCCCGGTCTGGGAATGA
- a CDS encoding LLM class flavin-dependent oxidoreductase, giving the protein MSDYGRPLQFGIFPSPDAGDADEVLEPVLLADELGLDLAGIQDHPYQARHLDAWTLLAVAAARTRRVRLFLDVADLPLRPPAMLAKAAASLDVLTGGRVEVGLGAGAFWDGIAAMGGARRTPGEAVAAVEEAVAVCRAMWSGERSVRVEGRHYGLAGVHPGPAPAHPIGIWLGAIGPRMLALTGRSADGWVPSTPFVPPEKLADAHARIDEAATAAGRDPAQVQRVYNVFGSIDDRSGGFLHGPPAQWVDELTGLVVERGMDSFVFGPDGGDPVTQIRRFAEEVAPGVRDAVAEHRGTD; this is encoded by the coding sequence ATGTCCGACTACGGACGGCCGCTGCAGTTCGGGATCTTCCCCTCGCCGGACGCCGGCGACGCGGACGAGGTCCTGGAGCCTGTCCTGCTGGCCGACGAGCTGGGCCTCGACCTGGCCGGGATCCAGGACCACCCCTACCAGGCCCGGCACCTCGACGCGTGGACCCTGCTCGCGGTCGCGGCCGCCCGGACGCGGCGGGTGCGGCTGTTCCTCGACGTGGCCGATCTGCCGCTGCGCCCGCCGGCGATGCTGGCGAAGGCGGCGGCGAGCCTGGACGTGCTCACCGGTGGCCGGGTCGAGGTGGGCCTCGGCGCGGGCGCGTTCTGGGACGGGATCGCCGCGATGGGCGGCGCGCGCCGGACCCCCGGTGAGGCGGTGGCCGCCGTCGAGGAGGCCGTCGCGGTGTGCCGGGCGATGTGGTCCGGCGAGCGGTCCGTGCGGGTCGAGGGCCGCCACTACGGGTTGGCAGGCGTGCACCCGGGCCCGGCGCCCGCACATCCGATCGGGATCTGGCTCGGCGCGATCGGGCCACGGATGCTGGCGCTGACCGGGCGCTCCGCCGACGGGTGGGTGCCCTCCACGCCCTTCGTCCCGCCCGAGAAGCTCGCGGACGCCCACGCCCGGATCGACGAGGCGGCCACCGCGGCCGGGCGCGACCCGGCGCAGGTGCAGCGGGTCTACAACGTGTTCGGGTCGATCGACGACCGCTCCGGCGGCTTCCTGCACGGCCCGCCCGCGCAGTGGGTCGACGAGCTCACCGGGCTGGTGGTCGAGCGCGGCATGGACTCGTTCGTGTTCGGCCCGGACGGCGGCGACCCGGTGACGCAGATCCGCCGGTTCGCCGAGGAGGTCGCGCCGGGAGTCCGGGACGCGGTCGCCGAGCACCGCGGGACCGACTGA
- the eutC gene encoding ethanolamine ammonia-lyase subunit EutC: MNDPLEVLRASTRARVALGRAGDALPTARLLELRAAHAAARDAVHSPLDVDALAGEIAGLGVPTLRAAGAPRDRDEYLTRPDLGRRLASGVELPRGEYDVVLVVADGLSPPAVQEHAAGLLAEILDRLAGWRVAPVVIATQARVALGDEVATAVGARSVVVLIGERPGMSSVDSLGVYFTYDARRGRRDSERNCISNVRPPHGTGYAAAATTLALLMSEARRLKLSGVGLKAGPALPAG, encoded by the coding sequence ATGAACGACCCGCTCGAGGTCCTGCGTGCCTCCACCCGGGCCCGGGTCGCCCTCGGCCGGGCCGGGGACGCGCTACCGACCGCCCGGCTGCTGGAGCTGCGGGCCGCGCACGCCGCCGCCCGGGACGCCGTCCACTCCCCGCTCGACGTCGACGCGCTGGCCGGGGAGATCGCCGGGCTCGGCGTGCCGACCCTGCGTGCGGCGGGCGCGCCCCGCGACCGGGACGAGTACCTGACGCGGCCGGACCTCGGCCGCCGGCTCGCGTCCGGTGTGGAGCTCCCGCGGGGCGAGTACGACGTCGTCCTCGTCGTCGCCGACGGGCTGTCACCCCCGGCGGTGCAGGAGCACGCCGCCGGGCTGCTCGCCGAGATCCTGGACCGGCTGGCGGGCTGGCGGGTGGCCCCGGTCGTCATCGCCACCCAGGCGCGGGTGGCCCTCGGCGACGAGGTCGCCACCGCGGTCGGCGCCCGGAGCGTGGTGGTGCTGATCGGTGAGCGCCCGGGGATGAGCTCGGTCGACTCGCTCGGCGTCTACTTCACCTACGACGCCCGGCGCGGCCGACGGGACTCGGAACGCAACTGCATCTCCAACGTCCGGCCGCCGCACGGGACCGGGTACGCGGCAGCCGCGACGACGCTCGCGCTGCTGATGAGTGAGGCGCGGCGGCTGAAGCTGTCGGGGGTCGGGTTGAAGGCGGGCCCGGCGCTGCCGGCCGGCTGA
- a CDS encoding ethanolamine ammonia-lyase subunit EutB produces MTRRRAALGGHTYEFADLKTLLAAATPERSGDVLAGIAASSEQERVAAQGLLADLPLDVFLDEHVVPYADDDVTRLILDSHDPAAFAPVASMTVGEFREHLLDPSTDTTALAPGLTPEMVAATSKLMRLQDLVAVGRRTPVVTAFRSTIGLPGTLATRLQPNHPTDDPSGVTASIVDGLLLGCGDAVVGINPAGDSPQRTTELLHLLDEIRTRYDIPTQSCVLTHVTTSIEIMERGAPVDLVFQSIAGTQAANEGFGVTLELLREAHEAALAMGRGTVGTNCMYFETGQGSALSADAHHGVDQQTLEARAYAVARAFDPLLVNTVVGFIGPEYLRDGKQITRAGLEDHVCGKLLGVPMGVDVCYTNHAEADADDTDALLTLLGAAGCSFVICVPGGDDVMLHYQSLSFHDALYARQVLGLRPAPEFASWLSAMDLLDDDGRVRELPASAVKALTAGVR; encoded by the coding sequence GTGACCCGGCGCCGGGCCGCACTCGGCGGCCACACCTACGAGTTCGCGGACCTGAAGACGCTGCTGGCCGCGGCCACCCCGGAGCGGTCCGGGGACGTGCTGGCCGGGATCGCGGCGTCCTCCGAGCAGGAGCGGGTCGCGGCCCAGGGCCTGCTCGCCGACCTGCCGCTGGACGTCTTCCTGGACGAGCACGTCGTCCCGTACGCCGACGACGACGTCACCCGGCTGATCCTCGACTCGCACGACCCGGCCGCGTTCGCGCCGGTCGCCTCGATGACCGTCGGCGAGTTCCGTGAACACCTGCTCGACCCGTCCACCGACACCACCGCGCTGGCACCCGGGCTCACCCCGGAGATGGTCGCCGCGACGTCCAAGCTGATGCGGCTGCAGGACCTGGTCGCCGTCGGCCGCCGCACCCCGGTGGTCACCGCGTTCCGGTCCACGATCGGGCTGCCGGGGACGCTGGCGACCCGGCTGCAGCCCAACCACCCGACCGACGACCCGAGCGGCGTGACGGCGTCCATCGTGGACGGCCTGCTGCTGGGCTGCGGGGACGCCGTCGTCGGGATCAACCCGGCCGGTGACTCGCCGCAGCGCACCACCGAGCTGCTGCACCTGCTCGACGAGATCCGCACCCGCTACGACATCCCGACCCAGTCCTGCGTGCTCACGCACGTCACCACGTCGATCGAGATCATGGAACGCGGCGCCCCCGTGGACCTCGTGTTCCAGTCGATCGCGGGGACCCAGGCGGCGAACGAGGGGTTCGGCGTCACCCTCGAGCTCCTGCGCGAGGCGCACGAGGCCGCGCTGGCGATGGGGCGGGGCACGGTCGGCACGAACTGCATGTACTTCGAGACCGGGCAGGGCAGCGCGCTGTCCGCCGACGCCCACCACGGGGTCGACCAGCAGACCCTGGAGGCCAGGGCCTACGCCGTCGCCCGTGCCTTCGATCCGCTGCTGGTCAACACCGTCGTCGGGTTCATCGGGCCCGAGTACCTGCGCGACGGCAAGCAGATCACCCGGGCCGGGCTGGAGGACCACGTCTGCGGGAAGCTGCTGGGTGTCCCGATGGGCGTCGACGTCTGCTACACCAACCACGCCGAGGCCGACGCCGACGACACCGACGCGCTTCTCACGCTGCTCGGGGCGGCGGGATGCTCGTTCGTGATCTGCGTGCCCGGCGGGGACGACGTGATGCTGCACTACCAGTCGCTGTCCTTCCACGACGCGCTCTACGCCCGCCAGGTGCTGGGGCTGCGCCCGGCGCCCGAGTTCGCGTCCTGGCTCTCGGCGATGGACCTGCTCGACGACGACGGCCGCGTCCGGGAGCTCCCCGCCTCCGCGGTGAAGGCCCTGACGGCGGGTGTGCGATGA
- a CDS encoding CocE/NonD family hydrolase, translating to MAALAERLIDRRLGFGDLPAPYVRERNLRVPVSDGVVLLADLYRRPGPVEPRPTVLMRTPYGRDGLGTLIGSLLARRGFQVLVQSTRGTFGSGGQFRPFLHESSDGLDTLDWLRAQDWCDGRVSMVGPSYVGHTQWAVAPYADPGLCSMNADITASEFTSTFYPGGAPGLLNLASWVNQIGRQERLGALTGYLATPVFSRRKRRAVAALPLQAADVALTGAPVVFWRDFVEHAEQPREFWAPAEHDGFDAAAMPPVCMVTGWWDLFVDRQLVDFTALQRGGATARITVGPWTHGDRGSLRTIAHEMVHWLGVHLTGDGGCDGRAPVRAYVQHADRWADLPCWPPPDARPTEWYLAPGSRLQPEAPATAASPPDRFVYDPADPTPTVGGPMLQPPSKQQDNRAVEARDDVLVYTGPPLASDLDLLGEVSAVVYVRTDSGTGDVFVRVCDVAPDGTSLNVTDAIHRLVPGREATAPDGTIVVRMALSPTGYRVRAGHRLRVQVAAAAFPRFARNHGTGERASAAVTGRPIRYEVLHGPAHPSHVVLPHHG from the coding sequence ATGGCCGCGCTCGCGGAGCGCCTGATCGATCGGCGGCTGGGCTTCGGGGACCTGCCCGCGCCGTACGTCCGGGAACGGAACCTGCGGGTCCCGGTGTCCGACGGTGTCGTGCTGCTGGCCGACCTCTACCGCCGTCCCGGCCCGGTCGAGCCCCGGCCGACCGTGCTGATGCGGACCCCGTACGGCCGCGACGGGCTCGGCACGCTCATCGGGTCGCTGCTGGCCCGCCGCGGGTTCCAGGTCCTCGTCCAGTCCACGCGGGGCACGTTCGGCTCGGGCGGGCAGTTCCGCCCGTTCCTGCACGAGAGCTCCGACGGGCTCGACACCCTCGACTGGCTCCGCGCCCAGGACTGGTGCGACGGCCGCGTCTCCATGGTCGGCCCCAGCTACGTCGGGCACACCCAGTGGGCGGTCGCGCCGTACGCCGACCCCGGCCTGTGCTCGATGAATGCCGACATCACGGCGTCCGAGTTCACCAGCACCTTCTACCCGGGCGGCGCGCCCGGCCTGCTGAACCTGGCGAGCTGGGTGAACCAGATCGGGCGCCAGGAGCGGCTCGGGGCGCTCACCGGTTACCTGGCGACGCCGGTGTTCAGCCGCCGCAAGCGGCGTGCGGTGGCGGCGCTCCCGCTGCAGGCCGCGGACGTCGCGCTCACCGGCGCCCCGGTCGTGTTCTGGCGGGACTTCGTCGAGCACGCCGAGCAGCCGCGGGAGTTCTGGGCGCCGGCCGAGCACGACGGGTTCGACGCCGCGGCGATGCCCCCGGTCTGCATGGTCACCGGCTGGTGGGACCTGTTCGTCGACCGGCAGCTGGTCGACTTCACCGCGCTGCAGCGGGGCGGCGCGACCGCGCGGATCACGGTCGGGCCCTGGACCCACGGGGACCGCGGCTCGCTGCGGACGATCGCGCACGAGATGGTGCACTGGCTCGGCGTGCACCTCACCGGCGACGGTGGGTGCGACGGCCGGGCCCCGGTCCGTGCCTACGTCCAGCACGCCGACCGGTGGGCCGACCTGCCGTGCTGGCCGCCGCCGGACGCCCGGCCGACCGAGTGGTACCTCGCACCGGGCTCCCGCCTCCAGCCGGAGGCACCGGCGACCGCGGCCTCCCCTCCGGACCGGTTCGTCTACGACCCGGCCGATCCGACACCGACCGTCGGTGGCCCGATGCTGCAGCCGCCGTCGAAGCAGCAGGACAACCGCGCCGTCGAGGCCCGCGACGACGTGCTCGTCTACACCGGACCACCGCTGGCGTCCGACCTGGACCTGCTCGGCGAGGTGTCGGCCGTGGTGTACGTGCGGACCGACTCCGGGACCGGGGACGTGTTCGTCCGGGTGTGCGACGTGGCGCCGGACGGGACCTCGCTGAACGTCACCGACGCGATCCACCGGCTCGTCCCGGGCCGGGAGGCGACCGCGCCGGACGGCACGATCGTCGTGCGGATGGCGCTGAGCCCGACCGGGTACCGGGTGCGGGCCGGGCACCGGCTGCGGGTGCAGGTCGCCGCGGCCGCGTTCCCGCGGTTCGCCCGCAACCACGGCACCGGCGAGCGCGCGTCGGCGGCCGTCACCGGCCGTCCGATCCGCTACGAGGTGCTGCACGGGCCCGCCCACCCCTCGCACGTGGTGCTTCCGCACCACGGCTGA
- a CDS encoding cupin domain-containing protein has protein sequence MSPMPGAPTFRTRTVRLTPGEVRPHDEDEWRGALIVVDSGEIELRCSAGGSRTFGAGSVLWFTGLNLVSVRNPGTGDAVFRGITRVAA, from the coding sequence GTGAGTCCGATGCCGGGAGCACCGACGTTCCGTACCCGGACCGTGCGGCTGACGCCCGGCGAGGTCCGCCCGCACGACGAGGACGAGTGGCGGGGCGCGCTGATCGTCGTCGACTCCGGGGAGATCGAGCTCCGCTGCTCGGCCGGGGGCAGCCGCACCTTCGGCGCCGGGTCGGTGCTCTGGTTCACCGGGCTGAACCTGGTCTCGGTGCGCAACCCCGGGACCGGCGACGCCGTGTTCCGCGGGATCACCCGGGTCGCCGCCTGA
- a CDS encoding patatin family protein yields the protein MRSHFLSPGAHGDAGVLSVLEQRRSAGRGAGSHRDGNRVALVVGGGGMRGAYAGGMVHALEEAGFAGCFDEVWGSSAGAFVGTALVLGHGADAARIFADDMACREFIDPRRFGTRRPMVSLDHLFDHILVSSKPTDWSSLVTSPVPLRVMVTRAGDLTPHVLTGLPDGGTWKAAMRATAAIPLLAGPPVRIGDDEWIDGSVGDPLPVARALRGGATHVLALMTRTVDELVTPPVDARTPLWARSLDRLAPGLGRMAQDASRHGEFLALLTDAAHPDRAGAHLLTLTPHGSAGVRGLTTDRERVTEAARIGRETVAGVLEPAVAA from the coding sequence ATGCGCAGCCACTTCCTCTCGCCCGGGGCGCACGGCGACGCCGGTGTCCTCTCGGTGCTGGAGCAGCGGCGCTCCGCCGGCCGGGGCGCCGGGAGCCACCGGGACGGGAACCGGGTCGCGCTCGTCGTCGGTGGCGGCGGGATGCGCGGCGCCTACGCCGGCGGGATGGTGCACGCACTGGAGGAGGCCGGCTTCGCGGGCTGCTTCGACGAGGTGTGGGGCAGCTCGGCGGGCGCGTTCGTCGGGACGGCGCTGGTGCTCGGGCACGGCGCGGACGCCGCCCGGATCTTCGCCGACGACATGGCGTGCCGCGAGTTCATCGACCCGCGCCGGTTCGGGACCCGGCGGCCGATGGTGTCGCTGGACCACCTGTTCGACCACATCCTCGTGTCGTCGAAGCCGACCGACTGGTCGTCGCTGGTGACGAGCCCGGTCCCGCTGCGGGTCATGGTCACCCGGGCCGGGGACCTGACCCCGCACGTGCTGACCGGGCTGCCCGACGGCGGCACCTGGAAGGCCGCGATGCGCGCCACGGCGGCCATCCCGCTGCTCGCCGGGCCACCGGTCCGCATCGGCGACGACGAGTGGATCGACGGCTCGGTCGGCGACCCGCTCCCGGTGGCCCGGGCGCTGCGCGGCGGGGCCACGCACGTGCTCGCGCTCATGACCCGCACCGTCGACGAGCTGGTCACCCCGCCCGTCGACGCGCGCACCCCGCTGTGGGCGCGCTCGCTGGACCGGCTGGCCCCGGGGCTCGGCCGGATGGCGCAGGACGCGTCCCGGCACGGCGAGTTCCTCGCGCTGCTCACCGACGCGGCCCACCCGGACCGGGCCGGGGCGCACCTGCTGACCCTGACCCCGCACGGCTCGGCCGGGGTCCGCGGACTGACCACCGACCGGGAGCGGGTCACCGAGGCCGCCCGGATCGGCCGCGAGACCGTCGCGGGTGTGCTGGAGCCGGCCGTCGCGGCCTGA
- a CDS encoding class I SAM-dependent methyltransferase yields MTQRRQPRLGTIESTSLPAASARARDSRRRRPVVGDPAAAGLADDLDLGDAPGRADTLCTLLRGAVLDEWVREFAATHPAGTVVELGPGLDARAGRLGPDGPAHWVDVELPEVADLRRELLPSTAHLVAGSALDEDWMELARELPGPYLLVSDQVLTLLPEQGVQRIVFTVARMLPGATLVTDVLSRAAADRLAAGALRGATPDWTCEHPRELEPWGLRLRDVCDTGTPPPAVATRLPRATRTLAAVLARIPALGGHRLARYEVLPG; encoded by the coding sequence GTGACGCAACGACGCCAGCCGCGGCTGGGGACGATCGAGTCGACGTCGCTACCGGCCGCGTCCGCGCGCGCCCGCGACTCGCGCCGGCGCCGGCCGGTGGTGGGCGATCCGGCGGCCGCGGGCCTGGCCGACGACCTCGACCTGGGGGACGCGCCGGGCCGCGCCGACACGCTCTGCACGCTGCTGCGGGGAGCCGTGCTCGACGAGTGGGTCCGCGAGTTCGCCGCCACGCACCCGGCCGGGACGGTGGTCGAGCTCGGCCCCGGACTCGATGCCCGCGCCGGCCGGCTCGGCCCCGACGGCCCCGCCCACTGGGTCGACGTCGAGCTGCCCGAGGTCGCGGACCTGCGGCGCGAGCTGCTCCCGTCGACGGCGCACCTGGTGGCCGGGTCGGCACTCGACGAGGACTGGATGGAGCTGGCCCGCGAGCTGCCCGGGCCGTACCTGCTGGTGTCCGACCAGGTGCTCACGCTGCTGCCCGAGCAGGGCGTGCAGCGGATCGTGTTCACCGTCGCGCGGATGCTCCCGGGCGCGACCCTGGTCACCGACGTCCTGTCCCGGGCGGCCGCCGACCGGCTGGCCGCCGGGGCGCTGCGCGGGGCGACGCCCGACTGGACCTGCGAGCACCCGCGCGAGCTGGAGCCGTGGGGGCTGCGGCTGCGGGACGTCTGCGACACCGGCACGCCACCGCCCGCGGTCGCGACCCGGCTGCCGCGCGCCACCCGCACGCTGGCCGCCGTCCTCGCTCGGATCCCGGCGCTGGGCGGGCACCGGCTGGCCCGCTACGAGGTCCTGCCCGGCTGA
- a CDS encoding serine hydrolase domain-containing protein, giving the protein MTVPKIEADPAEVGLDPARLRRIDSHFQRYVDEGKLPGWTVAVARDDRLVHLSHHGLRDVEAGLPVTDDTIWRIYSMTKPITSVATLMLWERGALELTDPVSRYIPAFAEQRVYRGGSALNPGTDAAVEPVRIHHLLTHTAGLTYGFHHAHPVDEMYRAKGYEFGAPAGTDLQTAVDRFASFPLLFQPGTEWNYSVATDVLGRVVEVASGRRLDEFFREEITGPLGMTDTTFSVPPDSPEAGRLAALYNARPDGGLVLNKVLARGATAEPTYLSGGGGLLSTAGDYLRFARMLARGGELDGVRILGPRTLARATRNHLPGGADLDTIGRPIFAESAFAGVGFGLGFSVVIDGAATKGLGNEGTFAWGGLASTAFWVDPVDDIVALFFTQLVPSSTYPIRSQLQTLVQQAVIDR; this is encoded by the coding sequence GTGACGGTTCCGAAGATCGAAGCGGACCCCGCCGAGGTCGGTCTCGACCCGGCCCGGCTGCGCCGGATCGACAGCCACTTCCAGCGCTACGTCGACGAGGGCAAGCTCCCCGGCTGGACGGTCGCGGTGGCCCGCGACGACCGGCTCGTCCACCTCTCGCACCACGGCCTGCGCGACGTCGAGGCCGGGTTGCCGGTCACCGACGACACGATCTGGCGCATCTACTCGATGACCAAGCCGATCACCTCGGTCGCGACGCTGATGCTGTGGGAGCGCGGGGCGCTGGAGCTCACCGACCCGGTCTCCCGCTACATCCCGGCGTTCGCCGAGCAGCGCGTCTACCGCGGCGGATCGGCCCTGAACCCGGGGACCGACGCGGCCGTCGAGCCGGTCCGGATCCACCACCTGCTCACCCACACCGCCGGGCTCACCTACGGCTTCCACCACGCGCACCCGGTCGACGAGATGTACCGGGCGAAGGGCTACGAGTTCGGCGCGCCGGCCGGGACGGACCTGCAGACGGCGGTCGACCGGTTCGCGTCGTTCCCGCTGCTGTTCCAGCCGGGCACCGAGTGGAACTACTCGGTCGCCACCGACGTCCTCGGCCGGGTCGTGGAGGTCGCATCCGGACGGCGGCTCGACGAGTTCTTCCGCGAGGAGATCACCGGCCCGCTCGGCATGACCGACACGACGTTCTCCGTGCCGCCGGACTCGCCGGAGGCCGGGCGGCTGGCCGCCCTCTACAACGCCCGCCCGGACGGCGGCCTCGTGCTCAACAAGGTGCTGGCCCGGGGCGCGACGGCCGAGCCGACCTACCTGTCCGGCGGCGGCGGGCTGCTGTCCACGGCCGGTGACTACCTGCGTTTCGCCCGGATGCTGGCCCGCGGCGGCGAGCTCGACGGCGTCCGCATCCTCGGGCCGCGCACGCTCGCCCGGGCCACCCGCAACCACCTGCCCGGCGGCGCGGACCTGGACACGATCGGGCGTCCGATCTTCGCCGAGTCCGCGTTCGCCGGGGTCGGCTTCGGGCTCGGCTTCTCGGTGGTCATCGACGGGGCCGCGACCAAGGGGCTCGGGAACGAGGGCACCTTCGCCTGGGGCGGCCTGGCGTCCACCGCGTTCTGGGTGGACCCGGTCGACGACATCGTCGCCCTGTTCTTCACCCAGCTCGTCCCCTCGAGCACCTACCCCATCCGGTCCCAGCTCCAGACGCTCGTCCAGCAGGCGGTGATCGATCGATGA